The nucleotide window TTGACATTAATTTGAACAGTTACTCAAAGgtaagttttaacaataaaaatatttgaacaacTTGACATGATGTATGTCTATTACTCTACAGATGAAGGTGAACTTGGCACGGGATGTGTTAAGTGAAAAAGTGGGAAATGCCTTATTAAGGGTGCCAAATGCTTCCGGAACctcaaagtttgttttattatttgacaaGTAAGTTTGGTTGGTGAAAggatttatgtattttaaaacatttaaatgttttgcatttttgtgtatatttattttagatgGTTCAAAATCATGACGTGTTCCCCTGCCAACCCTGTAAGGCATGAGGATGATGACCGTCTAAAATGGCTCACACACACATTTTTACCCACTTTATTATCCTGGAAAGTAGGTATTGTtagataatgtttttttatgtttgaccATCACTTGCTATTTCTACTTAGGAGGAAGTTTCTAGGAGGAAGGGAACGTGTTTGCTCCGAGCCAATACCTAAACGTCACAAAAAATGAGTCACCTTATCTTGtattgtattttacaaatacacacaatatataaacaaaaatagaattacaaatttgtgtttgttttcagttctttttgtttttttgtcttaGAAGGTCGCCCCTTAAACCTTTTGATTGATATgtaattggtttaaataaatcttgAAATAGCTTTTTGGTAAAAGTATGACTTAGGACTGTAACAAACAACGTGGTCATGTAACCACcaattttttcacaaagttCTTCGTATAAATTGCATTCCTCCGCCATGTATCTAACAAATGAGTCAAATCCACGTGATTG belongs to Ciona intestinalis unplaced genomic scaffold, KH HT000740.1, whole genome shotgun sequence and includes:
- the LOC101243292 gene encoding uncharacterized protein LOC101243292 isoform X3; the protein is MPASNCCMPLCTYNFQYAKRQSKVKKKDQVRSNRIGKSSSCNNITLMQDTPFMSLFDINLNSYSKMKVNLARDVLSEKVGNALLRVPNASGTSKFVLLFDKRKFLGGRERVCSEPIPKRHKK
- the LOC101243292 gene encoding uncharacterized protein LOC101243292 isoform X1, with the translated sequence MPASNCCMPLCTYNFQYAKRQSKVKKKDQVRSNRIGKSSSCNNITLMQDTPFMSLFDINLNSYSKMKVNLARDVLSEKVGNALLRVPNASGTSKFVLLFDKWFKIMTCSPANPVRHEDDDRLKWLTHTFLPTLLSWKEEVSRRKGTCLLRANT
- the LOC101243292 gene encoding uncharacterized protein LOC101243292 isoform X2, which encodes MPASNCCMPLCTYNFQYAKRQSKVKKKDQDTPFMSLFDINLNSYSKMKVNLARDVLSEKVGNALLRVPNASGTSKFVLLFDKWFKIMTCSPANPVRHEDDDRLKWLTHTFLPTLLSWKEEVSRRKGTCLLRANT